The genomic DNA GGGCAGACCGTGGGCATCCGCCGCGGCGCGCGCCGTGGCCATGGACACCGCGAGGATGGCGTTGGCGCCCAGCTTGCTCTTGGTGGGCGTGCCGTCCATCTCGATCATCTGCTGGTCCACGGCGTACTGGTCCGCCGCGTCCATGCCCACGAGCTCCGGGGCAATCGTCTCGGTGATGTTCTCGATGGCCTTGCGCACGCCCTTGCCGAGGTAGCGGCCCTTGTCCCCGTCACGAAGCTCGAGCGCCTCGTGCTCGCCGGTGGAAGCTCCCGAGGGAACCGCCGCACGGCCATGGGCTCCACCCGCCAGGAATACCTCGGCCTCCACGGTGGGGTTACCGCGAGAGTCGAGCACTTCACGCGCCACGATTTGAGCGATCTCAGTCATGGCGCGGGGTTCTAGAGGACAGGCTCGGGCCTCGCAAGCTTGCTCACGGGGTTGATACACTGCGCCCCCCTCCATGCCTCCGCGCCGACCCATCGCCCCTCCCGCTCCCGACCCCTACCCTCACTCTCGAGGTAGAGGCGCCCTGCTGGGCCTGGTGGTGGGAGACGCGCTGGGCTCGCCCCTCAAGGCTCGCAACCTCATCGCCCCGGTGTTCCCCACGCTCGCCGAGGGAGTGCACCGCGTCCTGCGCGCCGGGGGCCCCTTCGAGCTGAAGAAGGGCCAGGTGGGAGAGAGCGGTCAGATGGCGTGCTGCCTGGGCGTGGGCCTGCGCGAGCTGGGCACCTACGACGCGGACGCGCAACTGCGCCACTACCTGCGCTGGCAGCACCACGCCCAGGGGATGAGCCCCCACGTCGAGGACGTGATGACGGAGATGCTCGAGTCCCCGATGCCCAAGGTGACGGCGGCGCGCCGCCTGTGGATGAAGGGGGGGCGCAAGGCGGCGGGCAACGGCAGCCTCGGGCGCACCGCGCCCCTGGGCGTCTTCTTCCACCAGGATCAGGACTCGCGCCTGCGGGCCTCGTTCGCGGACTCGGCGCTCACCGACTTCGATCCGCGCTGCCAGCTCGCATGCGCCACGCTCAATGCCTCCATCGCGCACTCGCTCAACGCCGGTGAGGGGCTGACTCCCCAGGACCTCCTCCAAGCCACGCTGAGCGAACTGACCGTGGCGAGCGCGACCCTGGGCCGGGTGCTCCCGGACTTCGTGCAGGAGGTGTCCATGGCCACGGCGATGATCCGCGAGGACCTCGACGCGGCGCGGCAGGACGATCCGCAACTCTACTGGCCCGAGCTGCACATGCACCGCAAGCCCACGCTGGCGCGGGTGGCCTTCCGCCTGGCCTACTGGGAGCTGATGCACGCGCCCAGCTTCGAGACGGCGCTGGTGGATGTCATCAACCGGGGGGGAGACACGGACGTCAACGGGGCCGTCGCCGGAGCGCTGCTGGGCGCGTTCCACGGCGAGGAAGCCATTCCCACCGACTGGAGCCAGGGCGTGCTGGAGGCCCTGGGCCCGAGAGACGGTGCACTGTGGAATACCTACCACCCCCGGCAGTTGCTGACGCTGGCGCCGGAGCTGGAGGAATAGTTCCGCCGAGCCTCAGCCCAGCAGGTCGATGACGATGACGCCGCGCGGCGGCTTCTCGTCGTCCTCCGCGTCGGAGCGGCGGCGAGGGCGCTCGTCGGGACCCGGGAGGGGAATCTCCAGAACAGGACGCTCCCGTTCCTCCCGGTTCCGTTCCCGGCGCTTGATTTCCTCGATGATGAAGGCGTCGAGCATGGGTTCGGTCTCTCCCCTCAGCCTACGTACCGCAGCGTACTACCGCCACCCGACCGCTGGTATCCCACCATCCGCTGGGCTTCTGGATACACAAGATGCAAAGTAAGGGCCCTCGTTCCTTTCTGGAGACGGGCCAGCTCGCTGGCTCGCTTGCCTGTCCGCCACCCGACGATCGGGCCTGGCGGCACGCTCCAGTGACTCAGGGGTGTCCACCTCTGAATATGGGGAACGTTGACTTGATTGTAATCCAGCCGGGCGGCCCCGCAAGCGATGCCGTCACTCCCCGGAACTTCCTTCCCGGATGCCGGGGGCGGCGGGAGGGGCCTCGTCTCCCGCCTGCCCGCCGACGGTGCCGGGTTCAGAGGCTCTCGGCCCGCCGCTTGAAGGCGTCCAGCATCTTGGGCAGGGACGTCTCGGCCAGCTTGGTGACGATCGCCTTGGGCACGAGCGCGCCCAGGGCCATGTCCACCGTGTAGGTGGCCTTGGTGCGGCCCTCGCCGTCGGGCTCGAGCACCCAGCTGCCCTTGTTGTCCTTCATCACCTCGCCCTCGACGAAGGTCCAGGACATGCGCGTGGGCCGCTCCTCCTTGACGAGGATGGTGTAGTGGATGGTCTTGATGACATCCACCTCGTAGTGGACCTTGACCTCGTTGCCCTTGCGCTCCGAGGTCCAGATCTTCTTCACCTCGGGCAGGAACTCTCCGTACTTGTCGTAGTTCGTGATGACATCGAAGAGCTTGTCCGGGGGAGCGTTGATGACGATGGTGCGAGTGGCGCCAGCCATGATGCGTGGTCTCCGCGATGAGGGGTTCTAGAGGTTGTAGCCGGGCTTCTTGTCGAACTTGTGGCGGGATTGGATGAAGCGCACCGTCCCGGACTTGCTGCGCATCACCACGGAGTGCGTTTCGCACCCGCCACCGAAGAAGCGCACACCGCGAAGGAAGTCGCCAGTGGTAACGCCCGTGGCGGCGAACATCACGTCGCCACTGGCCAGCTCCTCGGCGGTGTAGATCTTCGAGATGTCGGTGATGCCCATGCGCCTGGCGCGGGCCACCTCGTCGTTGTTGCGCGGCACGAGCCGGCCCTGCATGTCGCCGCCCACCGAGCGCACGGCCGCCGCGGCGATGACGCCCTCGGGGGCGCCGCCCGTGCCCATGAGCACGTCCACGCCCGTGTCCTCGAAGCAGGTGGCGATGGCGCCCGCCACGTCCCCGTCCTCGATGAGGCGGATGCGCGCGCCCGCGGCCCGCACCTCCTTGATGAGCTCCACGTGCCGCTCGCGCTCGAGGATGACGACCGTGAGGTCCGCCACGTAGACCTTCATGCGCTCGGCGATGGCGCGCAGGTTCTCCGTGGGGGTGCGGCGCAGGTCGATGGCGCCCTTGGCCCGTTCGCCCACGGCGATCTTCTCCATGTACGTATCCGGCGCGTTGAGCAGCTTGCCCTTGTCCGCCATGGCCACGACGGAGATGCCGCCCGGACGGCCGTAGGCGCACAGGTTGGTGCCCTCGAGCGGATCCAACGCGATGTCCACCCCGGGGTCGTCCGCGTGGCGGCGGCCCACCTGCTCGCCGATGTAGAGCATGGGCGCCTCATCGCGCTCGCCCTCGCCGATGACGACGGTGCCGTTGATGTTCAGGGAGTCGAAGGCGCGACGCATCGCGTCCACGGCGGCCTGGTCCGACTCGTTCTTGCTGCCACGGCCCATCAGCCGGGCGGAGGCGATGGCCGCCATCTCGGTGACGCGCACGACCTCCATGGCCAGGTTGCGATCCATTGTGGGTGTCTCCTTCGGGAAAGAACGACGTGAAGCGGTAGGTCCTCAGGTGGCTTCCTGCAACAGCCGGACGAGCGCTTCTGGCAGGCGGGTGGGCTTTCCGTCGCGGCCCACGCAGGCATGCACGGTGCGTCCGGTGCTCAGCAACGACTCCGGCGCGCCCGCGCGCCGCACTTCATAGGAAAAGCTCAGCGACGCCCGCTTGAAATCGCTTACCCAGACGCGGACGACGAGCTCGTCGTCGTAGCGCGCGGGTGCCTTGTAGGCGGCGGCGACCTCGATCACGGGCAGCATGACCCCCTCTCGCTCCAGCTCGCGGTAACTGCCTCCCCGGGAGCGGAAGAACTCCCCTCGAGCGAACTCGAAGTAACGTAGATAATTGGCGTGGTACACGACCCCCATCTGGTCCGTGTCGCCGTAGATGACTCGGATGCGTGCTTCGACCATCGGTCCCGCCGACCGTAACAAGCGGGTGCCCGACCGGAAAGCACGAGGCGGCATGAGTTGGTTGCTTCTGAGCATGAGGCGTGACGGAGTAGCGCGTCATGCGCTTCTCTCGAGCCCTCGTTTCCCTGCTGCTGCTCACCGCCCTGCCCGCCTGGGCGAAGCCGCCCCGCCTGACGCTCTTCATCACCGTGGACGCGATGGGCACGGATCTCCTGTTGCGCCACCGGCCCCGCCTCCAGGGCGGCCTGGGCAAGCTGCTGGATTCGGGCGCCTTCTACCCCTACGCGCGCTATGCCTACGCCAAGCCGAGGACCGCACCCGGTCATGCCACGCTGGCCACCGGCGCCAACCCATGGCGCCACGGCATCGTGGACAACCGCGTCATCGACCGGGCCACGGGCAAGCCCGTGCGAGCCCTGCCGGACCCGGAGCACCCGGTGCTGGAGGCGCCCCTGTCCACGGATGACGTGAGCCCGGCCAATCTCCTGGCGGAGACGATCGCGGACCGGCTGCGGCTGGCCACCCAGGAGAAGGGGAAGGCCATCTCCCTGTCGGGCAAGCCCCGCTCGGCCATTCCGCTCGCGGGCCGGCTCGGGCAGGCCTACTGGTACGACGAGACGGTGGGCAAGTTCGTCACCGGCACCTGGTACATGAAGGAGCTGCCCGCCTGGCTCAAGACCTTCAACGCCTCCCAGCCGGCCGCGGCCTGGTTCAACAAGACGTGGGAGCCCCTGCGGCCCCGCTCCGAGTACACGGGCGAGGATGACCGGCCCTACGAGAGCGAGCCCGCCGGACTGGGCCGGGTCTTCCCCCACCCGCTCAACGGAGGCATGACGGCGCCCGGCCCCATGTCCTACAGCGCCCTCGCCATCTCCCCGCTGTCGTTCGACCTGGTGGTGAAGGCCGCCGGGGCCGCCATCGCCGGCGAGGGCCTGGGCAAGGACGACGTCCCCGACATGCTCGGGGTGAGCTTCAGCGCCACGGATCGCGTCTACCACCAGTACGGACCGAACTCCTGGGAGATGCAGGACACGATGTACCGGCTGGACAAGGCCGTGGGCGACCTGGTGGCGCTCGCCGAGCGGGCGGCGGGAGGCCGGGCCAACCTGCTGGTGGTGCTCTCCGCGGACCACGGCGGCGCGGCGGTGCCCGAGCAATGGACCGCCTCGGGCATGGACGCCCGGCGCGTGAATCCCTCCGTCCTCGCCCAGCAACTGACCGAGGTGCTGCGCAAGCAGTTCGGCGGCGACGTGACGGCCATCGCGGAGGAGACGGACGTGTACCTGGGTGGCCAGACGCTCGAGAGCGGCAAGGTGGACGGAGCGGCGGTGCGGCGCGCCGCGGCCGACTGGCTGAGGCAGCAGCCCGCCGTCTTCCTGGCGGTGGCGAGGGATGACCTCTACACGATGCCGGACACGGCGGGGCTCGCGATGCCCCTGCGGCGCGGCTACTACCCGGGGCGCAGCGGCGACGTGCTCTTCGTGGTGAAGCCCTTCCACGTCATCACCACGGACAGCGCCGGCACCAACCACGGCGCGCCCTACTCGTACGATCAACTGGTGCCCGTCATCTTCGCGGGCAAGGGCGTGAGACCGGGCACCTACCTGCGGGAGATCAGCACCACGGACGTGGCGCCCACCATGGCGGCGGTCCTGGAGATGAACCCTCCCGCCTCCGCCGAGGGCACGCCCCGCTTCGAGGCCATCGGTTCCGGCCTCTGACGGGACTCACGCCGTCTGGAGGATCTCCAGGGAGAGGTCCATGGCGCGCGCCGAGTGGGTGAGCGCCCCCATGGACACGAAGTCCACGCCGAGCTTCGCCAGCCGGGGCAGGCGCTCCAGGGTGATGCCACCGGAGACCTCGAGGGGAATCCGGCCGGCCGTCAGTTCCACCGCGCGGCGGATCCGCTCGTCATCCATGTTGTCGAGCATCACCACGTCCGCGCCTTCCTCGAGCGCCTCGGCGAGCTGATCGAGATTCGTGACCTCGATCTCGATCTTCACCAGTTGGGGGGCGTTGGCGCGGGCGCGACGGAGCGCTTCGCGGACCGACCCTCCCACGGCCGCGATGTGATTGTCCTTGATGAGGATGCCGTCGAAGAGGCCGAAGCGATGGTTGAAGGCACCGCCCGCCTTCACGGCCAGCTTGGACAGCGCGCGCATGCCCGGAGCCGTTTTCCGCGTGTCGAGGATGCGCAACCGGGTGCCGTGCACCGCGGTCATGACCTGACGCGCCATCGTGGCCATGCCCGAGGTGCGCTGGATGATGTTGAGGGCGGTGCGCTCGGCCGTGAGGAGCGCACGCAGACGGCCATGGAGCCGGGCCACGATCGACCCGGCCTCGACCTCCTGGCCATCGGCCGAGAGCAGCTCGATCCGGACATCGGGATCCACCCGCTGGAAGACCTGGACGAAGGCGTCCAGGCCCGCGAGCACGAGCCGCTCCTTGACGAGCAGCTCGGCCGAGCCCCGGGCGTCCACGGGGACGAGGGACTCGGTGGTGATGTCTCCCGCCGCCCCGAGGTCTTCATCGAGGGCGAGCGAGATGAGTCGATCCAGGAAGGCATCCATGCGCGTCGTTTCTCCCGTCGCTCTACCGCCGAGGCTTGGAGCCGCGAGCGGGCGACTTCTTCTTGGCGGCGGCCTTCTTCGCCGGTGCCTTCTTGGCGACAGCCTTCTTCGCTGGCGCCTTCTTGGCGGTGCCCTTCTTGGCCGGGGCCTTCTTCACCGGAGCCTTCTTGGCCGGGGCCTTCTTGCTCGCGGCGGCCTTCTTCACCGGAGCCTTCTTGGCAGCGCCCTTCTTGACCGGGGCCTTCTTGCTCGCGGCGGCCTTCTTCACCGGAGCCTTCTTGGCAGCGCCCTTCTTGACCGGGGCCTTCTTGCTCGCGGCGGCCTTCTTCACCGGAGCCTTCTTGGCCGCCTTGCCGCTGGAGCCGGTCTTGCGTGCGGGCCGAGCCGGGGCCTGTGTCTCCTCGCCCTGCTCTTCCGCGGTGAGCGCCTCCAACTCGGGCTCCTCGTCCTCCTCCTCGGCCAGGGCCTCCTGTTCCTCTAAGTCCGCTTGCGTCCGGGTGTTGACGGCGAGTGGCGCTTCGTAGGTATCCGCCCGCGTGGCGGAGATGTCGACGTCAGGCTCGGAGGTTCCGGTCTCGATGGTCTGCGTCCGGGCATCCACCTGCGACGGCTCGGGCGAGGGCGCGTGCTCTGGATCCGCGAGGTCCGGGACCTTCTGCTCGATAACGGGCTCGGGCGCGGGGGCGAGCCGGTCCAGGTTGTCGCGCAGCTTGGAGACGCGGGCTTCCAACTCCTCGACGCGGGCGCGGTCCTTCTCCACCACGTCCGGCGGGGCCTTGGCGACGAAGTTGGGGTTGTCCAGCTTGCGCTTGATGCCGCCCAGCTCCTGCTCGGAGCGCGTGATCTCCTTGCCCAGACGCTCGCGCTCGGCGTCCACGTCGATGAGGCCCGCGAGCGGAACGAAGATCTCCAACTGGGGACCCACGAAGGCCGCGGACAGGGACGGCTTGGCACCGGGCCCGGAGATGTTCAGCTCGCCGAGGCCCGCCAGCCGCGTGACATCGCCCCGCCACCGCTCGAGCAGCTCGCGGATGCGCGCATCCGGGCTCTGGATGATCGCGGTGATGCGGGCCGAGGGCGCCAGGTTGCTCTCGCCCCGGATGGTGCGCAGGCCCTCGATGGCGGTGATGACCGTGCCGATCTCCGCCTCGGCCGCGGCGTCCTCGAGCGACGTGTCCGGCTCGGGGAACGAGGCGATCATGATGGAGTCCGTCGGCCGCGCCATGGGCAGCTTCTGCCAGATCTCCTCGGTGACGAACGGCATGAACGGGTGGAGCAGGCGCAGGATGCGGTCCAGGCAGTACACGAGCACCGCGCGGGTGGTGTCCTTGGACTTCGCGTCCTCGCCATAGAGCGAGCCCTTGGCCAGCTCGATGTACCAGTCACAGAACTCGGACCAGAGGAACTGGTAGAGCGTGGAGGCGGCCTCGGCGAAGGCGAAGGCCTCCAGGGACGCGCGCGTCAGGGCGGTGGCGCGCTGCAGGCGCGAGAGGATCCACCGGTCCGCGAGGGTGAGCTCGCGCTCCTGGAGGGGCCGCGCGTCCAGGGAGAAGTCGCCCATGTTCATGAGGGCGAAGCGGCTGGCGTTCCACAGCTTGTTGGCGAAGGCCTTGTAGCCGGCCACGCGGTCCAGCGAGAGCTTGATGTCACGGCCCTGCTGGGTGAGCGACGCCAGGGTGAAGCGCAGCGCGTCGGCGCCGTGCGCGGGCATGCCCTGGGGGTACTTGTTGCGCAGGTTCTTGTTGAGCTGCTCGGGGGGCGCGCCCAGGATGATGTCGAGGGGATCGATCACGTTCCCCTTCGTCTTGGACATCTTCTCGCCCTTCTCATCGCGCACCATGGCGTGCAGGTAGATGGTGCGGAAGGGCACTTCCTTCATGAAGTGCAGGCCGAACATCATCATCCGGGCGACCCAGAAGAAGAGGATGTCGTGGCCCGTCTCCATGACGGAGTTCGGGTAGAAGGCCTTGAGCTCGGCGGTCTGCTCGGGCCAGCCCAGGGTGCTGAACGGCCACAGGCCCGAGGAGAACCACGTGTCGAGCACGTCCGGGTCCTGCTCGAGCTTGGAGCCCGAGCACTTCGTGCACTTCTCGGGCGGCGTGCGCGACACGATGGGCTCGGCGCGCGAGTAGTCGATGGCGCCCGTGGCCTCCAGGCGCGGGCTGCAGTCGGCGCAGTACCAGGCGGGGATCTGGTGGCCCCACCACAACTGGCGGCTGATGGTCCAGTCGTGGATGTTGCGCATCCAGTGGAAGTACGTGTTCGTCCACGACTCGGGGATGATCTTCGTGCGGCCCTGCTCCACCGCCTCGATGGCGGGCCTGGCCAGGGGTTCGATCTTCACGAACCACTGGGGAGACAGGCGCGGCTCCACCACGGTGCCACAGCGCTGGCAGCCGCCCACGGACAGCTTGTGCGGCTCCTCCTTCTCCAACACGCCCTGCTCGGTCAGATCCTCGAGCATCTTCTTGCGCGCGGCGAAGCGGTCCATGCCCGCGTAGGCGCTGCCCTCGAGGTTGATGCGCGCGGACTCATCCAGCACGGTGATCTGCTGCAGATTGTGGCGCAGGCCCGTCTGGTAGTCGTTGAAGTCATGGGCGGGCGTCACCTTCACCACGCCGGTGCCGAAGGCCGGATCCACCAGCTCGGCATCGGCGACGATGGGAATCTCCCGGCCGGTGAGCGGCAGCACGACGAACTGGCCCGCCAGTCCCTTGTAGCGCTCGTCCTCGGGGTGGATGGCCACCGCGGTGTCGCCGAGCATCGTCTCGGGGCGGGTGGTGGCGACGGTGAGCTTGCGGTCGCTGCCCTTGACCGGGTAGTGCAGGTGCCAGAGCGAGCCCTGCTTCTCCTCGTGCTCGACCTCCAGGTCGCTGAGCGCGGTATGGCACGAGGGGCACCAGTTGATGAGCTTCTGGGCCCGGTAGATGAGGCCCTCCTCGTACAGCCGCACGAACACCTCGCGCACGGCGGCCGAGACGCCTGGATCCATGGTGAAGCGCTCGCGGCTCCAGTCCAGACTCGCGCCGAGCACCTTCTGCTGCTCGTTGATGCGCTGGCCGTACTTGTTCTTCCACTCCCACACGCGCTCGAGGAACTTCTCGCGACCCAGATCGTGGCGGCTCTTCTTCTCCTTCTCCTTGAGCTCGCGCTCCACCACCATCTGCGTGGCGATGCCCGCGTGGTCCGTCCCCGGCACCCAGAGGGTGTTGAAGCCGCGCATGCGCTTCCAGCGCACGAGGATGTCCTGGATGGTGGCCGTGAGCGCATGGCCCAGGTGCAGGCTGCCTGTCACGTTGGGCGGAGGCAGCACGATGCTGAAGGAGGGCTTGTCCGCGGTGGCCTCCGCGCGGAAGTAGTTCCGCTCCATCCAGCAGGCATACCAACGGGCCTCGACCTCCGTGGGCTCGTAGGACTTCGGCAGTTCGGTCGTGTCGCTCATAGAAAAAAAGAGAACCGGCCCCCAGGGCCGGTGGAAGGACCGGCCCGACGAGGGCCGGTCGGGGACTGGGAGAGAGAGATTAACGGCGAGAAGACGCTCAGTGCTTCGTCTCGCGATCCTTGATCAACCGCTCCAGCTCCTCGCGGATGATGGTCTCGGCGAGCTGGGGTACGACCTCCCAGGCGATCTTCTCGATGACCTCTCGCGAGGCCTTCGAGAGCGCGTCACGCAGCTGCGCCTCGCCGCCATCCGCCGCGGCGGGAGCGGGCCGCGCCGCCACGGGCGTGGGGGCGGGAGCCAAGGGAGCGGGCTCGGGCGTCAGGGGCTCGGCATCATCCAGGGACAGATCCTCCAGGCCGTTCACCTCGGGAGCGGCGGGAGGCGGAGCCGGCACGGGCTGAGGCGCGGGAGCACCCAGTCCGAACGGATCCCTGCCTCGGATGGCCCCCGCGGGCGCGGCACCCGGCAGGCCAGCCGCGCCAGGAGGACGGGGCAGGCCCGCGACGCCCGGAGGCGGCACACCCGGAGGCGGCATTCCCGGACGCGCGCCCGGAGGGGGTGCGCCCGGAGGCGGCATTCCCGGACGCGCGCCCGGAGGCTGCACACCCGGGGGCGGCATTCCCGGACGCGCCATGCCCGGAGGCGGCGCTCCCGGAGGAGGCATTCCCGGACGCGCGCCCGGAGGCGGCGCTCCCGGAGGAGGCATTCCCGGACGAGGACCCGGACCCATGCCCGGTCCCGGAGGCCCGCCCGGACGCGCCACGCCCGGAGGCGGCGCTCCCGGAGGAGGCATTCCCGGACGAGGACCCGGACCCATGCCCGGTCCCGGAGGCCCGCCCGGACGCGCCATGCCCGGAGCCCCGGGCCCCGGAGGGATGCCAGGGCCCGGCGGCCGCGGACCCGGGCCAGGACCCGGAGGGCCCGCGGGGCGAGGCTGGGCGGGTGCCGCGGCGGCGGCGGGTGCCGTCACCTGGGTGGCGGCCGAGGCGGGCATCGTGTTGCCCTTCTGCCCCACCAGGGTCTTCACCTTGTCCAACAGGACCTGGCTCTCGAAGGGCTTGGTGATGTGGTCGTCCGCCCGGGCCGAGCGTGCGCGGCCCTCGTCGAAGGCCTCGAAGGTACCGGCCAGCAGCAGCACGGGGATGTGCTGGGTGGACGGATCGTGCTTGAGCGCCTCGCAGACCTCGTAGCCGTTCTTGCCCGGCATCATCACGTCCGCGAGCACCACATCCGGACGCAGCTCGCGGCAACGCGAGATGGCGTCCAGCCCATTGTCGACCGCGGTGACCTGAAAGTCCTCGGTCGCGAAGATCATCCCGATCACCTTGCGGATGGTGAGCGAATCATCGGCGACCAGCAGATTCTTGGGCATCGATTCGGGCCTCGGGGGATCCAACCCCCCAGAATTCGTTGAGAAACAGGGACATGGCGTCCCTTCATACAGGCCGGGCAGCTTACGGTTGCCCACTCGGGCCTTCAAGAAAACAAGCGGGCCATCAAGAAAACATACGTCGCGGGTCCGCGAAGAGCACGGGCATGGGGAGGCCGGGCGCGGTGAACTCCCCGGGGTTCAAAGTGGACGTGAAGTGGGGGAACACCCCCAGCACACGCGAGGCGCACATCCCCAGACGGCGGCCCTCCACGTCGGCCAGGACGAGGAAGTCCTCCGCGACGACGCTTCCCCCCAGGAGAAGTGCTGGCGCCGAGTAGAGGGGCCAGAGTACCTGGCCATGGGGCAGCAGGCCCGCCACGGCCCCGCTCCGCCCCGGCAGCTCGCAGAAGCTGGGGGTCCGCATCGCCACCTGGGACACATAGGACAGGGGCAGGCCGAACAACCGCCCCTGGGACTCGAAGACGAGCGAGCGCTCTGGAGGGGAGAGGGCGAGGTGTACGGGAAGGGGGGCGGGAGGCTTCGCGGCGCCGGGTGCCTGGGGAAGCGCGTCCGCGTTGAGCTCCAGGTAGAGGCGCTCCTTGTACAGCACCGCGCTGTGGCTGAGCGAGGCCAGGGTGGCGCCCAGCCCCGAGGGCAGCACGAAGTGGACGGCCCGAGCCACGTCGGCCACCTCGACGATCGAGCGCACGCGCACCGCCAGGGTGGGGCTCACGTCGAACACCACGACCATGCCCGGGGTCGGCTCGGGCTCGCCACCCAGCAACTCGGACAGATCCTGGATCTCCAGCACCCCGCGAAGACTCGTTTCATCTGGACCCGGCGAGGCCACCTCGGTGACGGAGGTGGCCTCGACGGAGAAGCGCGTACCGCCCGCTTCCAACAGAAGACAGAGTCGGCGTCCGCTTTCGAAGAGGGGCACGCGCACAGGCTAGCAGCCCCGAGGCCTTGGTGCTAAGCCCCGAGCGATGGCGCGTCTGCTCCTCGTCGATGACGAAAAGATGGCCCGGGCCCTGTACGGCGATTCCCTGCGGGAACTGGGCCACGAGGTCAC from Melittangium boletus DSM 14713 includes the following:
- a CDS encoding response regulator codes for the protein MPKNLLVADDSLTIRKVIGMIFATEDFQVTAVDNGLDAISRCRELRPDVVLADVMMPGKNGYEVCEALKHDPSTQHIPVLLLAGTFEAFDEGRARSARADDHITKPFESQVLLDKVKTLVGQKGNTMPASAATQVTAPAAAAAPAQPRPAGPPGPGPGPRPPGPGIPPGPGAPGMARPGGPPGPGMGPGPRPGMPPPGAPPPGVARPGGPPGPGMGPGPRPGMPPPGAPPPGARPGMPPPGAPPPGMARPGMPPPGVQPPGARPGMPPPGAPPPGARPGMPPPGVPPPGVAGLPRPPGAAGLPGAAPAGAIRGRDPFGLGAPAPQPVPAPPPAAPEVNGLEDLSLDDAEPLTPEPAPLAPAPTPVAARPAPAAADGGEAQLRDALSKASREVIEKIAWEVVPQLAETIIREELERLIKDRETKH
- a CDS encoding chemotaxis protein CheW, coding for MPLFESGRRLCLLLEAGGTRFSVEATSVTEVASPGPDETSLRGVLEIQDLSELLGGEPEPTPGMVVVFDVSPTLAVRVRSIVEVADVARAVHFVLPSGLGATLASLSHSAVLYKERLYLELNADALPQAPGAAKPPAPLPVHLALSPPERSLVFESQGRLFGLPLSYVSQVAMRTPSFCELPGRSGAVAGLLPHGQVLWPLYSAPALLLGGSVVAEDFLVLADVEGRRLGMCASRVLGVFPHFTSTLNPGEFTAPGLPMPVLFADPRRMFS